TCAAGGATGTACGCCGGTGGTATAAGCAAAGGTCTTTCTCTTGTATTAGTCGATGATGTAAGAGCTCTAAACCACCTGCAAAAAAGGGTAAGATGGTTCAACGAAGATATAAAGCTTACACCCATAGAAGAAATAGACATAGGGAAAATAGTAGAGGAGATAGACAGAGATAGGGAAAAGATAAAGAATATATTGGCTGGTAAGGAAAAGCCTCAGTCTAAAGACATTCTAAAACCCATCCTCATAGTCGTGGAGTCACCCAACAAAGCTAGAACTATAGCCAACTTCTTCGGTAAGCCTGTAAGAAGAAGGGTAGGAGATCACGAACTTCTCGAAACCTCTGTAGAAGACAGATACATAATGATAACCGCATCCTTGGGACACATAACAGACCTAAACAAAGAAAGAGACTTTCACGGTGTTTATGTAAGCGAGGACAGCATTGTACCCTACTACGAAGTTATAGAGGGAAAGGAAGGTATAGTAGAGAGTCTCAGGCTTATGGCTATGGAATGTTCTGAGGTGCTTGTAGCCACAGACCCGGACACAGAGGGTGAGAAGATAGGCTGGGATATAAGGCTTATCCTCAGACCTTATGTAAAAAACATAAAACGTATGGAGTTCCACGAAGTTACCAAAAAGGCTATCTTAAAGGGGATAAAAGAACCAAGGGACTTTAACGAAAACCTAGTAAAAGCTCAGATAGTAAGAAGGATAGCTGACAGATGGGTAGGTTTTGAGTTCTCTCAAGAGCTTTGGAGAGCCTTTGGCAAAAACTGGCTTTCTGCAGGAAGAGTTCAGACGCCTGTGCTTGGTTGGATAATAAAGAGAGAGCAAGAATACCGCCAAAAGATATACAAAGTAATAATAAACCTGGACCAGGATGATAAAAGGCTAAGGATTGAATTCACCTTTGACAACAAGCAGGAAGCCAAAGAGTTCTTTGATAACTTAGACAGCATTAGAATAGAAAAAATAGAGGAAGCTGAAGAGTACATTCACCCACCGCCACCTTACAGAACGGACACACTTTTAAAGGACGCAAGCGACAAGTTCAAATTCTCACTTCAAAAGACCATGGACCTTGCTCAAACCCTCTTTGAACTCGGCTTTATAACTTACCACCGGACAGACTCGGTCAGAGTTTCGGACTATGGCATAGCTATAGCCAGGGAGTTCATAGAAGAAAACTTTGGCAAAGAATACTTCCATCCTAGAGTTTGGGGAGAAGGTGGAGCCCACGAATGTATAAGGCCCACAAAGAACATAGAACCAGAAGAGCTAAGATCTTTAGTACTCAGCGGGCAGGTAGAAGGTCTCAATAAAGATCATCTAGCTATCTACACCCTTGTGTTTAAACGGTTTATGGCAAGCCAGATGAAGCCAGCTAAGGTAAGAGTAATAAAAACTCTAATAAAAGCTTTAGACAAAGAGCTGACTGTAAGTCTAAGAACTCATATACTTGAAGAAGGCTTTAACAATATACTTCCCATAGAACTCAACCCATCCTACGAGGATGTCACCCTGAGTACCGAAGGAAGAAAATACTTAAAAGCATCACCGAGGGCATATCTGTACACCTACGGCGAGCTAGTTATGGAGATGAAAGAAAAGGGTATAGGTAGACCTTCCACCTATGCCACGATAGTAGAAAAGCTGATAGAAAGGGGGTACGTCATAGAGAAAAAGGGCTTCCTTATCCCCACAAGGCTTGGGAAGGAGATATACCAATACCTGAGCTCAAAAGACCAGATAAAGGGATTCGTCTCCGAGGAGTTTACAAAAGAGTTAGAAAAGATGATGGACATGGTGGAGGATGGAAAAGAAAACTACATAAGCATACTAAAAAAGCTATACAGGGATATAATAATCTTGGAAAAAGAGTTGGAGGTAGGAAGATGAGTCTCTTTTTGCATTCCTTGTTTGCTTATAGCACTATATTCCTAAACTTCTTGGCAGCGATCCTCTACGCGCTAAACTACATCATACTGAAGGATGAAAGAGTGCTTAAGTACGCGATAGTGTTCCATGGTGTATCCGTAGTGACCTCTGTGTTTGCCGCTATCAATGGCCTGTATGTATCCAATATACCCTTGGTTGCTTCCAAACTACCTTTTATCTGGGGTTTTCCACACAAGTGGAACGGACTATTCTTATCACTCGTGAACCTAGTGACCTTTGCCTTAGTATGGCTAAAGAGGGAAGCACTTGGTAGAAAGTTGCTATACATATCTATACTGCTAATCCTACTTTTGTTCCTCCAGACTCTAACGGGTTGGATGATAAAGCTTGTTTTCTTCGCCTGACAAGAGCCAACCTTCCAGGGAGAAGAAAAGTTTGGCTTCTTCTCCTCCCTTCTCGTGATCATAACCCAGTAGATGTACAAGACCATGAGCTAGGAGTCTCTTCAGTTCCTCTTCCAAAGAGTGTTTCAGCTCTTGTGCTTGCCTTTTTGCAGTATC
The DNA window shown above is from Thermocrinis minervae and carries:
- the rgy gene encoding reverse gyrase translates to MIPSYFLRLCPNCGGDISSERLYAGLPCEKCMPEIRQDVCSYEDLKGFMEKICKMEEELSEWEAFFQKRIGSKPWSLQLAWAKRVLLGRSFALLAPTGVGKTSFGTSMAVFLAKKGKRSYIIVPTKLLLKQIHNKLLSLGLEEEELLYFGDETEKEKEKKRQLLQEGRFKVLLTTSMFLYRNYQAIPRGFSFVFVDDVDSFLKTAKNIDKALYLLGFDEEDIQKALELIKEKSSHNRDYEKIKSLSEEVKKLSLKAKGVLVVSSATSNPRSNRVKLFRELLGFEVGTPTFYLRNVVDAYVHERPTIETLVNWIRKLGKGGLVFVSSDMGKEQVEKLKEALSHHGINSLTYEELTEENLKLYEEGKVEVLIGIASYRNPLARGFDMPHVVRYAIFYGVPKMSISLKLEENLSHLLWALTSIRSLIVKQLPHYGPTLERWIERLRRYQYLSEEFLEEKQDLKEKVDNLKLEISKFLNSEDVIAILESSNEVTLRRSEEGYYLVVSDVTGYLQASGRTSRMYAGGISKGLSLVLVDDVRALNHLQKRVRWFNEDIKLTPIEEIDIGKIVEEIDRDREKIKNILAGKEKPQSKDILKPILIVVESPNKARTIANFFGKPVRRRVGDHELLETSVEDRYIMITASLGHITDLNKERDFHGVYVSEDSIVPYYEVIEGKEGIVESLRLMAMECSEVLVATDPDTEGEKIGWDIRLILRPYVKNIKRMEFHEVTKKAILKGIKEPRDFNENLVKAQIVRRIADRWVGFEFSQELWRAFGKNWLSAGRVQTPVLGWIIKREQEYRQKIYKVIINLDQDDKRLRIEFTFDNKQEAKEFFDNLDSIRIEKIEEAEEYIHPPPPYRTDTLLKDASDKFKFSLQKTMDLAQTLFELGFITYHRTDSVRVSDYGIAIAREFIEENFGKEYFHPRVWGEGGAHECIRPTKNIEPEELRSLVLSGQVEGLNKDHLAIYTLVFKRFMASQMKPAKVRVIKTLIKALDKELTVSLRTHILEEGFNNILPIELNPSYEDVTLSTEGRKYLKASPRAYLYTYGELVMEMKEKGIGRPSTYATIVEKLIERGYVIEKKGFLIPTRLGKEIYQYLSSKDQIKGFVSEEFTKELEKMMDMVEDGKENYISILKKLYRDIIILEKELEVGR